In Blastococcus saxobsidens DD2, the genomic stretch CGCACGCAAGCCCACGAGGTCGTCCGGACTGCTCTACGGGCTGGGCTTCAGCGGCTTCGTCTTCGGCCTCGTGCTGGCCGGGTGGGGGCTGTACGACCTCGTCGAGGGGCTGATCGACCACCAGATCCTCGGGGCGCACCACGTACGGGACGACCTCGGTTCCCCGCTGGGCCGGGACCTCGGCTTCCTGGCGCTCGGAGCGGTCCTGCTCGTGGGCGGGAGGTTCCTCCACCGCCGTGGCGTGCGTCGCCTCGCCTCCACGGCCCGACTCCGCAGGACCTGAACGGGGCGCCGGCGAGGCCCGTGGGCCTTGTCCGGGCACCGACGACACGGCAGGCTGTGATCCACGACACATCCGCCAGCCGGGAGACGCCGTGCACCGCGCACGGGCCGCCGTCCCCGGCGACCAGGCCCGAGGTGACGCCCCATGGGCAAGGACATCCCCCCGGCTCCCGCTCCGCGCCCGGCCGCGAAGGTGCGCAACGTCGCGCTCGTCGGGCGGGCGGGCGCCGGGAAGACCACCCTCGCCGAGGCGCTGCTGGCCGCGACGGGGGCGGTGACCCGCGCCGGCCGGGTGGAGGACGGGACCACGTGCCTGGACGGGGAGGAGGTCGAGGTCCGCCAGCAGCGCTCGGTCTCCCTCGGCGTCGCCACCGTCGAGCACGCCGGCCACCGGCTGACCCTGCTCGACACTCCCGGCTCACCGGACTTCGTGGGGGAACTGCGGGCCGGGCTCCGGGCCGCGGACTCGGCGCTCTTCGTGGTCTCCGCGGTGGCCGGGGTGGATGCCGCGACCGTGCAGCTGTGGGAGGAGTGCGCCGCGGTCGGGATGCCGCGCGCCGTCGTCCTCAGCCAGATCGACCGGCCGCGCGCCGACGTCGACGAGGCCGTCCGGCTCTGCCAACTGATGCTGGGGGAGGGGGTCTACCCCCTGCACCTGATCGAACGCGGCCCCGACGGGGCGGCCCGGGGGCTGGTGTCGCTGCTGGAGCCGGACGTCGACTCCGTGCCCGTCGGGGACCAGGACGCCGACCGGCTCCGCGGCGAGCTGATCGAGGGGATCATCGGCGACAGCGAGGACGAGACGCTGATGGAGCGCTACCTCGCCGGCGAGGAGCTGGCGGTCGACGACCTCGTGGCCGACCTGGAGACCGCCGTCGCCCGGGGGCACTTCCACCCGGTCCTCTGCGCCTCACCGGTGACCGACGTCGGCGTCCGCGAGCTGCTCGACCTCCTCGTCTCCGCGTTCCCCTGCCCCACCGAGCACGGCTGCCCACCGGTCACGCACCTCGACGGATCGGCGGCGCCACCGCTGGCCTGCGACCCCGACGGCCCGCTGGTCGCCGAGATCGTCAAGACGACCACCGATCCCTACGTCGGCCGGGTCTCCCTGGTCCGCGTCTTCTCCGGCACGCTGCAGCCCGACGCCGCCGTGCACGTCTCCGGTCACGGGATGGCCGAGCGGGGCCACCCCGACCACGATGCCGACGAGCGGATCGGCGTCCTGTCCGCACCGCTGGGCGCCGCGCTGCGCCCGGTGGCGGCCTGCCCGGCGGGCGACATCTGCGCGGTGAGCCGGCTGACCACGGCGGAGACCGGGGACACCCTGAGCAGCCCCGACGAGCCGCGGCTGGTCCCGCCGTGGCAGCTGCCCGTGCCGCAGCTCCCGGTCGCGGTGGAGGCGGCCTCGCGGGCCGACGAGGACCGCCTGGCCACCGCGCTGGCCCGGCTGGCCGCCGAGGACCCCACGGTCCGGCTGGAACGGCGGGCCGACACCGGTCAGCTGCTCCTGTGGTGCGTCGGCGACGCGCATGCCGAGGTCCTCCTCGAGCGGCTGAGCGCCCGGCACGGCGTCACCGTCGCCACCGTGCCGGTGCGGGTGCCGCTGGTGGAGACGCTGTGCGGCCCGGCCCGCGTGACCGGCCGGCACGTCAAGCAGTCCGGCGGCCACGGGCAGTACGCCGTGGTCGTGGTCGAGGGAGAGCCCGGACCGCCCGGCTCGGGGATCGTGTTCCAGCAGCAGATCGTCGGCGGGACGGTGCCCACCCAGTTCCACGGCAGCGTGGAGAAGGGCGTCCGGGCCCAGGCCGAGCGCGGGGTGAACGGCGACCGGCCGCTGGTGGACATCCGGGTCACCCTGGTCGACGGCAAGGCGCACTCGGTGGACTCCTCCGACGCCGCGTTCCAGGCGGCGGGGGCGCTGGCGCTGCGGGAACTGGTGGCCGCGGTCGGGACCCGGGTGCTGGAGCCGTGGTGCCAGATCGAGGTGCAGGTGCCCAGCGAGTACGTGGGCGCCGTCATGAGCGACCTGTCCTCCAGGCGCGCCCGGGTGACCGGCTCGGAGGCCCAGGACGGCCGGGACCGCACCACGGTGCGTGCGGAGGTGCCGGAGGTCGAGCTGCTGGGCTACCCCGGCGTCCTCCGCTCGGTCACGCACGGGACGGCCAGCTTCGACCGCCGTCCGCTGGGCTACGAACCCGCTCCGGCCGGGATGGCGGTGCCCGCCTGACGAAGGACCGGCGTCCTTCCCACTCCTCGCAGGCTCAGGGCGGGACCCCGGGCGGGGCCGTTCCAGCCCCTCACGCCCGCCACGAGCATGCGAGCGGCGAGGGGGACACCGGTCCTTCGACTAGCCTCTGGCACGGGAGTGCAGGGGCTGGAGGGAACGTGACGTCGTCGAGCGGGCCGTCGGCTCCCGCACCCGTACCCGGCGCCGGGACGCCCCCCGCGGGAACCGGCCGGGATGCGCTGCCGGACCGCATCTGGACGGTGCCGAACGCGCTGTCGGTGCTCCGGCTGCTGGGCGTCCCGCTGTTCCTGTGGCTGCTGCTCGGCCCGGAGGAGGACGGCTGGGCCGTCGTCGTCCTCATGGTCTCCGGCTTCACCGACTGGGCCGACGGCAAGATCGCCCGGTCGATGGACCAGGGCAGCCG encodes the following:
- a CDS encoding DUF2243 domain-containing protein, producing the protein MTTAPGTTPSAARKPTRSSGLLYGLGFSGFVFGLVLAGWGLYDLVEGLIDHQILGAHHVRDDLGSPLGRDLGFLALGAVLLVGGRFLHRRGVRRLASTARLRRT
- a CDS encoding elongation factor G-like protein EF-G2; amino-acid sequence: MGKDIPPAPAPRPAAKVRNVALVGRAGAGKTTLAEALLAATGAVTRAGRVEDGTTCLDGEEVEVRQQRSVSLGVATVEHAGHRLTLLDTPGSPDFVGELRAGLRAADSALFVVSAVAGVDAATVQLWEECAAVGMPRAVVLSQIDRPRADVDEAVRLCQLMLGEGVYPLHLIERGPDGAARGLVSLLEPDVDSVPVGDQDADRLRGELIEGIIGDSEDETLMERYLAGEELAVDDLVADLETAVARGHFHPVLCASPVTDVGVRELLDLLVSAFPCPTEHGCPPVTHLDGSAAPPLACDPDGPLVAEIVKTTTDPYVGRVSLVRVFSGTLQPDAAVHVSGHGMAERGHPDHDADERIGVLSAPLGAALRPVAACPAGDICAVSRLTTAETGDTLSSPDEPRLVPPWQLPVPQLPVAVEAASRADEDRLATALARLAAEDPTVRLERRADTGQLLLWCVGDAHAEVLLERLSARHGVTVATVPVRVPLVETLCGPARVTGRHVKQSGGHGQYAVVVVEGEPGPPGSGIVFQQQIVGGTVPTQFHGSVEKGVRAQAERGVNGDRPLVDIRVTLVDGKAHSVDSSDAAFQAAGALALRELVAAVGTRVLEPWCQIEVQVPSEYVGAVMSDLSSRRARVTGSEAQDGRDRTTVRAEVPEVELLGYPGVLRSVTHGTASFDRRPLGYEPAPAGMAVPA